ATCTCTTTCAAATGGGAATAGACTGACAAATCCACCTTTCGTCGAGCTCATGCTCAAAGTATAGCTGACTCTTACCGTTGCTTGTATCGAGTCTACGCTTAGCCCATCAGGACTAGTTATACAAACCCAGTAGTCACTTGTTACAATTGGACTCACTTTCAAGGTCGACTCGCTAGCGCCATCAATCGGCGCTGAAGTATCACCATTACGCCCCAAGAACCACTGATAGCTGGCGGCATTGTCAGCCTCTACTTTCAAGGTAGTGCTCTCACCACTGATAATGTATGAGGATGAGGGATGCTCAGTAATAACTGGTAGTATCCCGAAATTGGCTTTTAAGGATATATCGCTATCAATCACTAAGTCTTGTGCATAGTAATCTGCTGTGACATCTCCACTCCAACCGAGAAAGAGATAATCGCTGTCTGCTGTTGCATAGACAGTGACGGTATCCCCAAGCTCATATTCCGTCTTTTCAGACAATATGGTGAAGCTTCCACCCCCTGTTGAGCTTACAGATAAGGTGTAGGGAGGCAATATTGTCAGGATTTTTGATTGATACCCCTGCCATGATGGCACCGTAAAACCTGCTGCATCACTATAAAAATATATCGTTGGACTATCAGATGATTTGAAGAATACATTCTGACCGAAGTCTGTAGGTGCATCGCCCTCAAAAAGAATGCTGATGGCCGCAGATCTATAGAAGGCATAATCACTGATACTAGTTAAGCTTTGAGGAAGCGTAATTTGGGCAAGTCCACTACGGTAAAAAGCACTATTGCCTATACTGGCAAGATTTTCAGGAAATGTAATATCATTAAGAGACGAAGTATTATAAAAAGCCGCCCTGTCAATCCTCTCAAGGCTATCAGGAAGCGTAACATTCGTAAGTGATCTGCAATCGCGGAATGCCGAATCATCGATACTGATTACGCCATCAGGAACAACGACTTCTGCGAGTGAGAAGCATTCATAAAATGCGTAATTACCAATGTTCTCAATTCCCTCTGGGAGAGTGATGCTCTCAAGCGAACTACAAGTTTCGAAAGTGGCATAACCGATACTAGTCACCCCATCAGGAATTTCAATATTGGTGAATGACTCACAATGCCGAAATGCCGCGATCCCTATACTGGTAAGGCTCTCTGGAAATGTAAGATTCTCAAGCGATGAACAAAAAGAGAAAGCCGCGATCCCTATACTTTCCAGACTCTGTGGAAGCTCAAGACTTTTGAGTGATATACAATTAAGGAAAGCATTATCGCTTATGCTCTTGAGTCCTTTTGGAAGTGTGACAGTTGTTAATGAATAACACCCCCAGAAGGTGTAGGTGCCCATACTCGTTACGCTTTCGGGGATAATAATGCTGGTAAGTGATGCGCATTCATAGAAGGCCCTATCGCCTATTCTCGTTACAGGCTTATCTTCTATATGAGTGGGAATGACCAAGTCACCACTGGCGGAATCGTCGCAATCACTGATAGTGATCTCACCATCAGCGACTTCGTAGATGAGCGCAATGCCATTACTTGTAATGTAATCGGCTGCATTGACAGTTAAAAACTGAGACAGGAAGGCGAATGAAAAAAGGAAGATATAGTTTCGATGCTGTTTCATTTAGGCGTAAACCACTAGTCAAATCAGCTGGCCAAGCAGTTATCAAATAATTTCTCAAAGAATGTAGCACGATCAGGATTTGCATTCGTGAGAATTTGTGTAATGGATAATTAATCACATTGCGGGTTCAGTCGTGCACTCTAGCCGGATGTTTTAAGCCTCAAGATATCGACGAGGTTGGGTTCAACGGCAAATCCACTGGATGGGGAGGGGCCGTGTGGCGAGGCACTCTGATGATAGGTCTTATGTTGCAAAGCGCTTCCTCTTGGACTGAGAAGCTGAGTTCGCGTTTTTAATATGGCATCACGCGTGCTAGGGTTCTGCCGTTGGACTTTGGTTGGCTCGTAGGTTGATTCTTGATTTCTTAATTAATAGCATTCTTTAGGAATCCTATTCTCAAGCTCATGTTTGGCTACATATTCACTCAATATTGCGTCATCAAAACCAAAAGCTCCTGACGATATCCATACACTGTAATAACTTGCTAGATTTGCATCTATACAATCAGTAGTTTCTAAACGATCTAAGTAATCAACAACAGTAATCAATATTCCATTTACGATTCTATCTGATTCAGTGAGACTACTTCGGTCGGAGAAATTATTGAATTTGGAAACTTTCAACAAGTTCACTAAATCCGCTGCTTTCTTTTGTTCCACCATCCAACACACAAAAGCAACTTTGTTTCTAATTTTTACCATACTCTGAATTAATTACTCGATCTCGATGTCTTTAAAAATACTCGGTCAGTTCCCTCTATCACTTCTTCAATTTCAGTGAAACCTAACTGATGCCTTATCTTAAATGCTGGAGTTGCGTCAAGCCCTCGCAGCTTATATACATCGAAATTGTCTAATTTCAAATTTCCTGAGATAGACCTGACATTTCCAAACTCTTCAATTGCCAATTCAAAAAATCGAGTGCCTACGCCAGATTTCTTGAGATCTGACTTCACTACGTTGATAAATAAATCTTTTGATGCGGGGTCGAAAGTAGCCGTAAACACACCAGTTGCAAAATTACTTCTACTTAAGAAATCGATATGAACAGTATTTTCAAATCTTCTAGTAATAAACTCTGCATCATTTGGTAATCTACTTATAGCTGACTTCGTTCCCTGTGGCATGACACCAAATCCCATTTGCGGGGTGAGTTGGATGTCGAAGAAGCGGATGGGTTCATCGAATAGATTTCTTGCGCCGCTGAAGTTCAGGCTTGGAACGCGAGGGGCGGCGAATCGTAAACCGGAGGCAGCTTTGCCGAGGGGAGCAGCTTCGAAGGCGGCAAAGGCGAAGTTGAAGGTCCCGGAAATCGGTCTGCCGTTTTCAAAGTCCCGTGCTCCAAAGTAGCCGCCGCTAAAACCGGGGGCGACATGCATGGCCAGAGTTAATGCTGGGTATCGATCACCGGCCGCAGTGCGATTGCGACCAAATGAATCGAGCCCCCGGATAGCTCTGAACATGAGATGACCAATGAAGCCACGCTGGGCAGTTTCGGCCAGGTAATCAGGGCCCAAGTCGTTAACAACCGTACTGGTATCCGCAAAGGAGCCGATGTTATTGAACGAAAACGTATCGAGTGTTTCGATGTAACTAGTGGGGCCTCCGCCACCTCCGCCGCCACCGCCGTGGCCACCGGGAGCGTTGTGACCTGAGCCATTCCCACTACCATTGCCATTACCATTACCCGGGGTCGTAACCACACCGCTAGAGTTTCCACCGCCGTCTGTGATGATCGTGACCGAGGTCAAACCCCTTACATCGACGGCATTCGGAGTGTTGTTGCCGACGAAGCCGTAGAGGTTGGTGCCCCCGGCGAAGCCGATGGGGTCGCGATTGATGAAGCGGCCCATTTGCGGGTTGTAATAACGGTAGCCGTAATAGTACATCCCGGTTTCGGCATCGTAATAATTGGTGGAGAAGCGGAAGCCGCTGCGACCCAACATTGGCTGATGGGTGGTCGGAGGATTCGCATTCGGATCAATCACGGCGTAGCGCTCGGCCAGCATCTCGCCAAAAGGAGAATACTCATATGTCGCGGCGACATCGCCGCTGGTGTCGCTCCAGCCGACGAGGTTGCCGTTGCCATCGTACTGGGCGAAGTAATGGCGCTCCGTCCCGGTTGTATTGTCGACCATGGCGTAAAGCCCGCCGGCGCCACCAGCGCCGCCGTCTGTCCCGGAAAGATCGAGGCCCCAGTAATAACGCTTGATGATGGCGTTGCCAGCGAGCGCGTCGAGCTCGGCGATCAGGTTCCAACCGTCATAGACGAACAATGTCGAATGAGTAGGCGTTAAGGGAAATGACGAACCATCGTGATGGTAGACTTTCTTACTGAAGCGGCGGCCTAAATAATCGTAGCCGAACTCAAGCTTGCGTTGAGGAACTCCGACGCTGTGAGCAACCGCTCGGGTCTCCATCGTGATGAGGCGATTTTCCGAATCATAAGTGTAAAACCAGCGGCCATCGCTTTGCAGATTGCCATCGTCATCGTAAGTGATCGTTTCCGGGGTTTCCGGGATGAACTGATGACCGGCGGGTGAAGCCGGAGCCACCGTGTTCAAGTCCTTGTCCGTGGCAAAAACGGATAGCGTGGCATACATCGAGCCGGACCCGGTCGGAGCCGGTCGGTTATCCATCTCGATATCGGCATAGAAAAAGTTTTCATAGCGGCGGGCCGGCTGGAACTGCGTTGAGGAAGACTCGATCTGTTCAATCGTGACGTAGTTGTCCACATTGCTCCCCGTCGTTGCCTTCAGCGTGATGCGATCCACACTATAGGGCGAAGTTGCTGAAGCCAAACCACTGGCAGAGACCTTACCCGACACGACGCGCTGGGTCAGCTGGTTGGCCACATTGTTGGTGAAGGCATCACCATTCATCGATGTTCGGTTGCCCGCATTGTCGTAGGCAAAGTCCCAGACCCGCCCCCGGATGGCGAAGTCCTGATCCGTGATCGAGTTGGCAAAATGCTCAACCACATCCGTCACCTCACTGCGGTCATTGTAGCCGTTGGTCCGCAACAGCCCAAGTCGCGGATAATCCTCAAAGTGTTTGCCCGTGCCATAGCCCGAAGTCCGGCGCCCTGGTTTATCATACTGATAATCAAAGCGCGACAGGTTGACATTCGAGCCGTTCTTGTGCTGAACAAAGCTCAGCAAATTACGCGTCGGCTCATAGCCGTAGTTGATCGTCTGATAAGTGGTGCCGATGCCGTTGGTCACAGTGAGCTGGTCCAGCAGGGTCGAATCCGTGCGGTAGTTGTAGTCGGACTTGGCGGTGAAGCCGGTTTTGGAACCCGCGATGGTATCAATCCGTCCGCTACTGGCCTCATACTCATAAACCTGACGGTAGCTGTTGGTCGACTGCACATTGAGCGTATCATGAAAAGACAAGGCACGATACCGGCCCTTGACCGTTGAGATACTGTCCACCTCATACTGCCGGTTGAGGTAGCGAACACTGCCGAACTCAGGGGCCAGACGCTCCCACAGGAGGCTCAGGTCGCCATCCAGATCATAGCCAAACCCGCGCACGCCAGAGGCATCATCCACCGTCTCTGGCAGGCCGAGGCGATTGTAGGCGGAGAATGTGATGTCCGGCGTGGAAGCACTGGCGTAATTGACATTGGTCAAATCGCCCGTGTCCGCATCATAAACATAGGTGATGTCATGACCCGTGCGGGCCGGAGTGATCTTTTTGATTCGTCCGCTGTCAAAGGTGGTGGTGGTCTTTTTACCAAGGGGGTCTTCGACCTCGTAGGGAACGCCCGTGGCCATATCGATGGTCCAGGTCGTTGTCCCGGCCGTGCCAACAGATGCCGGCCAGGTGGCACCCGTCCAGCCGCTGCCCTCCTTGTAGGTTTTCATCGTCGTGCGATCACCGATGGCGTTGTAGCCGATCTCGACCGGGTAGCTGTTACCACCCCAGCGGCGCTCCAACTGACCAAAGTCATTGTAGGATAAATAACTGTATTGTCCGAGTGGGTCCTTGACCGAGGCCAGACGGCCCGTGTCCGTCTCGTAGGTGTAAGCCACGATGTCGCCGGCAGCGTTTTCCTCCTCCATGACCTGAAGGTGGTTGCTGTGATAGCGGATGTAGGATGAACCGGTGCGAGGATCGACCGTCTCCTTCAAATTGCCAAGGTCATCATACTTGTAGCTGTAAACCAGATTATCCATCGTCCGGTTTTCGACCAGACGGCCGTTGAGCAGCTTGGCGATGCCATTCTGGGTGGCGTCGGGGTAATTGGTCGTGATATCGACTCGTTTGTTGGCCGCGTCTATGTTTGAGGTCGTGACGATGGAATGGCCGTTGATATCCGTCTGCCAGACTTCAGAGTTGAGCCCGGGATCAAAGGGATGCACACGCGTGGTTGTCTTGCGGATTTCCTTCGTCAGTGTGCTGTTCAGCTTGGGCCGGGTGGTCTCGGTGGCATAATGACGGATCACGTCAACATCCTTGTAAAAGCCATAGTCAAAGATGCGGACGCGGTCCGTGCCATTGTCATCATCGGCCAGGTTACCATTGACGTCGAAGCTGACGATCTGGAGGTTACCCATGTAGCCGTAACCGTAAAGGGTCGCATTGGTCGCCGTGGGTGTCACCACCGCCAGCTGGCCCTTGTCATTGTAATTATAAGTCGTGGTCAACTCAGTCGGTGTTCCCGGCTCCGGATTGGGGGCAGGCGTCTTCTCAGTAACCAGACGTCCCATCCAGTCGTAAATCTGCTCCACCTTGCGCAGGGGCTCGGCATCCGGGTAGGTGCTGGTTTTGAGATAACCATCCGTCTGTATGGTGTAGGTAAAGCTGGAGTCTGGCAGAGATGTCCCCTTGAGCCATTTGTTCATGCCGTTGATGTGGCGGAAGAGATTGCGCGTCGTGCCGTCATCGTAGGTGATCTCCTGATTCCGACCACCGAGCGGATAATCGATGGTGGTGGTCAGGCCGATGCCGTTGGTTGAGGAGATCAAGCGCCCGGCCGGATCGTAAATCTCGGTCGCAGTGGTGGTCTGCGAACCCGCCGTCGTCGTAATGGTGCGCTTACCGCCAAAGCCGGAAGTGGCAATGGTATCATAAGCAATCGTGGTGACGACATCCGCCTGGTTGCCGTAGGTGGCATTGGTCACGCCCTTGCGCCGAATCTCAGTCACCCGGTCGAGGGCATCGTAATCATACTCGGTCACACTGCCATCCGTCGCGGTGTATTTGCTGAGGCGGTCACGGACATCATAATCATAGTATTCAAAAAGCAAAGTGGAGTGTTCGGTCTCGGTCAACTGCCCCCGCTCGTTATAAGTGTGCTTCTTCCAGCCCGCTTCCTCCCAGGCGGAGGCCGTGGTAAAGACACTGGTAAACTCATACAGGACGCGCCCTTTCTCATCAATACGCAGCTCCTGCACAGTCGATTTTCCAGGCACCAGACGAATGTCCTCAATGTCATTCCCTTTCCAGGCTGATTCATGAACCCCGGCGGCCAGACCCAGATCCGGATCAACCCCGTGAATGTAATACTCAACCGTATCCTCGCCCGTGGCAGAATTGCTAAACGCATTCCCGCTAATCGTCCCAGCCTTGGCCGTAAAGGAAATCTGTGAACCATCCGGGTTGCAGATAACTCGAGGACGCCCGTTGAGGTGCAACACTGCCGGCTTTTCTGTTTCGTAAAGAATGGTCTCCGAGATGACAGGCGCCGTTGGAGGCGCTCCCGCGTATTCGCTAACTGTCGTCCGACGTGTTTCAATGGTTGTTCCATCTAAGGTAATAGTATTTTCTGCATTACCGAACTGGGTACGAGAAGATTTCGTGCCTGCAGTCCAAGTGCTGATCTCTCCAGGGGCATACTCATATTTCAATTCATCCCATTCGATCTCAGTGACCTGTGCACTGTTATTGGCATAACTGCTACCAACATCCACTGGACTGATCAAACCAGGAGTACCAGGTGCACCCAGCCAGGGACGCTCAATGTAACGCACCATACCATATTTTTTAACATCTTTGTGGTACTCATAATTGACCCAATTACCGTCAGGGTAACGGATATCCCGCAGCTCCCCATAGCGGTATTCCTCGGCATCCAAAGTACTCTCGTAATAGCGATACTGTGTTGTAAGGTTCTCTCCACCACTGTCTACAGTCCGTTCAATCAGCTCTGGTCCCCAGTCCAAATCCTCGAACTTATGAACCGTGGTCACTTTATCTGTAGTGTTTGTTGCCTGCCAAACCTCCTTGGTTAATGTGGTGATGGTTCCCACCACGGAACGGCTGATCTTCTCATTATAAAGCCCGCCTCCTGTGGTATAGGTCCAGTAACCGCCAGTGATATTACGATAGAAGGTCGAAGTCTCTGACTGGATGACGTTTCCATTGCCATCATACTCAATGAAGGTCACATCCAGATCATTTAAAGAACCATCAGGCCGATATATATCCCAACGCCTCAGCTCGGAACTGGCAGTAATATCCGGGTCAAACGGGAGTGAACTTCCGACCGTATTCTCAAAAACACGAATCGTAATGTACTCATTACCTGAATCGATATAATTGGAAATATCCACCTTAGCCTCAGGAGTCAGAATCTGACTGATAGAGGCGTCCGGATTGCGTAAGACTTCAATCGTGTCAGCAAAACGAGTCAGGGGTGGCGCATAAACAATGCTCTCATCCAAATCATCAAAGAGGTGATTAATGTAGTGAGCCTGGATGATGAGGCTACCCGCAGAATCGCCTGCTACCTGTTCGCCTAGTGCCATCTCCAAATAGACACCCGTATTTTTATGCCCAAAGTTGAGCCCACCGACGCCGTTAAAATCACCACCAAAATCAGAAGCGACTTGGGATAGAGTAGGCGTACGCAGCGCCGCCCCAGGGGTTGCACCCGCGCCAGCAGTTGAACCAAATGAGCTACGTGGCACCAGCTTAACATAAAAAGAGGTTGGACTCTGATGGTTCATACCCTGAAGCCAACCAGACATCCTATAATCACCACTACCACCACGATAGGCTATTTCGTAATTGGGATCAAAAGACTTTAACTTGATACTTGGTTCGTAGGGTGGATCTACCCTAATTCTGTAGAATGTCTGCGCACTATGCCGCCATTCTGGGACCACCCTAAATTCGTATTCATGCCCAGCTTCCAAATACTCAATATTCTTGTCGACCACATGAGTGATCTCACTAAATTCGGGTTGAGTATTTGTAAGCTCAATCCATGAACTATCATCTACGCGTTTATAGATTACTTTGAATCGATCATCACTGCCATTCTTCCATATATCCGTAACGACGGACACCTTGACCTCGGCGGCGTGGGAGGATGAGACGGCATTGAAGAGGCCGGCCAGGATGAGGCCGGAGAGCGTGCAAAGTTTTAGGAAATTCATCAGTCTTCGAGTGGTGTGAGTACAGTGAGGCTCATTTGAGCGGAATTGGCGGTGTTGGCAGCCTGGGTTGGGTTGCTGCGGATATGAAACTCTTCGATATTGGTATGCCCGTCGTTATCATCGTCCGTATCAGGGCTGGTCAGCGTCGTCAGGTTACCTGTTTGTGCGATTTCCCAGAAGTCCGGGAGGTCATCATTGTCGTCATCGATAATGTTTTCCGGTGCGAGAAAATCGAAGTCGAACATGTACTTCAGCTGTCCTGCATTGACTGCGGCAAAGTCATTGTCATCCGTGGTCACCTCTGTCCAGGAATAGTAATGGCTTGGCGTCGGTGTGCCAAACCAGTCAAATTCCGCCAGACGATCATAAAAGGGAGTGGCGAGAAACTTGAGCTGGCCAACCGTCAATGCAGCGTAGTCATTGGTTGCTGCATTCGGATTGATGAAGTCATTCATGGAGATTTGCGCCCCACCCCATGGCCCCAGCTTTTCATTCATTTCGGCAATCATCATGGCCGCCATGAACTTGGCCTGCCCAACATTGACGGCGGCGAAGTCATTGGTCGTGGTGGGAGCGAGGACATTACGCTCCGTCCACCAGATCGGCTCAGCCGAGGCAATCGGCGCCCCGACCAGCAGACATAAAAGTCCAGTCAGTATGTGTCTCA
The Rubellicoccus peritrichatus DNA segment above includes these coding regions:
- a CDS encoding leucine-rich repeat protein — protein: MKQHRNYIFLFSFAFLSQFLTVNAADYITSNGIALIYEVADGEITISDCDDSASGDLVIPTHIEDKPVTRIGDRAFYECASLTSIIIPESVTSMGTYTFWGCYSLTTVTLPKGLKSISDNAFLNCISLKSLELPQSLESIGIAAFSFCSSLENLTFPESLTSIGIAAFRHCESFTNIEIPDGVTSIGYATFETCSSLESITLPEGIENIGNYAFYECFSLAEVVVPDGVISIDDSAFRDCRSLTNVTLPDSLERIDRAAFYNTSSLNDITFPENLASIGNSAFYRSGLAQITLPQSLTSISDYAFYRSAAISILFEGDAPTDFGQNVFFKSSDSPTIYFYSDAAGFTVPSWQGYQSKILTILPPYTLSVSSTGGGSFTILSEKTEYELGDTVTVYATADSDYLFLGWSGDVTADYYAQDLVIDSDISLKANFGILPVITEHPSSSYIISGESTTLKVEADNAASYQWFLGRNGDTSAPIDGASESTLKVSPIVTSDYWVCITSPDGLSVDSIQATVRVSYTLSMSSTKGGFVSLFPFERDAYIYGEYGRVYALADRGYVFSGWSGDLDGLDSPKEFFIYSNMSVHATFEFDLANFYLYEGVIELGNDWYWSDWFGLYNMTGPDWIFHLDYGWVYANVEDNSIRSAWLFLANVQSWFWMSDTLGEGFAFDATQNTFVFWDTESSAWWNFEPLPQFGHR
- a CDS encoding RHS repeat-associated core domain-containing protein, producing the protein MNFLKLCTLSGLILAGLFNAVSSSHAAEVKVSVVTDIWKNGSDDRFKVIYKRVDDSSWIELTNTQPEFSEITHVVDKNIEYLEAGHEYEFRVVPEWRHSAQTFYRIRVDPPYEPSIKLKSFDPNYEIAYRGGSGDYRMSGWLQGMNHQSPTSFYVKLVPRSSFGSTAGAGATPGAALRTPTLSQVASDFGGDFNGVGGLNFGHKNTGVYLEMALGEQVAGDSAGSLIIQAHYINHLFDDLDESIVYAPPLTRFADTIEVLRNPDASISQILTPEAKVDISNYIDSGNEYITIRVFENTVGSSLPFDPDITASSELRRWDIYRPDGSLNDLDVTFIEYDGNGNVIQSETSTFYRNITGGYWTYTTGGGLYNEKISRSVVGTITTLTKEVWQATNTTDKVTTVHKFEDLDWGPELIERTVDSGGENLTTQYRYYESTLDAEEYRYGELRDIRYPDGNWVNYEYHKDVKKYGMVRYIERPWLGAPGTPGLISPVDVGSSYANNSAQVTEIEWDELKYEYAPGEISTWTAGTKSSRTQFGNAENTITLDGTTIETRRTTVSEYAGAPPTAPVISETILYETEKPAVLHLNGRPRVICNPDGSQISFTAKAGTISGNAFSNSATGEDTVEYYIHGVDPDLGLAAGVHESAWKGNDIEDIRLVPGKSTVQELRIDEKGRVLYEFTSVFTTASAWEEAGWKKHTYNERGQLTETEHSTLLFEYYDYDVRDRLSKYTATDGSVTEYDYDALDRVTEIRRKGVTNATYGNQADVVTTIAYDTIATSGFGGKRTITTTAGSQTTTATEIYDPAGRLISSTNGIGLTTTIDYPLGGRNQEITYDDGTTRNLFRHINGMNKWLKGTSLPDSSFTYTIQTDGYLKTSTYPDAEPLRKVEQIYDWMGRLVTEKTPAPNPEPGTPTELTTTYNYNDKGQLAVVTPTATNATLYGYGYMGNLQIVSFDVNGNLADDDNGTDRVRIFDYGFYKDVDVIRHYATETTRPKLNSTLTKEIRKTTTRVHPFDPGLNSEVWQTDINGHSIVTTSNIDAANKRVDITTNYPDATQNGIAKLLNGRLVENRTMDNLVYSYKYDDLGNLKETVDPRTGSSYIRYHSNHLQVMEEENAAGDIVAYTYETDTGRLASVKDPLGQYSYLSYNDFGQLERRWGGNSYPVEIGYNAIGDRTTMKTYKEGSGWTGATWPASVGTAGTTTWTIDMATGVPYEVEDPLGKKTTTTFDSGRIKKITPARTGHDITYVYDADTGDLTNVNYASASTPDITFSAYNRLGLPETVDDASGVRGFGYDLDGDLSLLWERLAPEFGSVRYLNRQYEVDSISTVKGRYRALSFHDTLNVQSTNSYRQVYEYEASSGRIDTIAGSKTGFTAKSDYNYRTDSTLLDQLTVTNGIGTTYQTINYGYEPTRNLLSFVQHKNGSNVNLSRFDYQYDKPGRRTSGYGTGKHFEDYPRLGLLRTNGYNDRSEVTDVVEHFANSITDQDFAIRGRVWDFAYDNAGNRTSMNGDAFTNNVANQLTQRVVSGKVSASGLASATSPYSVDRITLKATTGSNVDNYVTIEQIESSSTQFQPARRYENFFYADIEMDNRPAPTGSGSMYATLSVFATDKDLNTVAPASPAGHQFIPETPETITYDDDGNLQSDGRWFYTYDSENRLITMETRAVAHSVGVPQRKLEFGYDYLGRRFSKKVYHHDGSSFPLTPTHSTLFVYDGWNLIAELDALAGNAIIKRYYWGLDLSGTDGGAGGAGGLYAMVDNTTGTERHYFAQYDGNGNLVGWSDTSGDVAATYEYSPFGEMLAERYAVIDPNANPPTTHQPMLGRSGFRFSTNYYDAETGMYYYGYRYYNPQMGRFINRDPIGFAGGTNLYGFVGNNTPNAVDVRGLTSVTIITDGGGNSSGVVTTPGNGNGNGSGNGSGHNAPGGHGGGGGGGGGPTSYIETLDTFSFNNIGSFADTSTVVNDLGPDYLAETAQRGFIGHLMFRAIRGLDSFGRNRTAAGDRYPALTLAMHVAPGFSGGYFGARDFENGRPISGTFNFAFAAFEAAPLGKAASGLRFAAPRVPSLNFSGARNLFDEPIRFFDIQLTPQMGFGVMPQGTKSAISRLPNDAEFITRRFENTVHIDFLSRSNFATGVFTATFDPASKDLFINVVKSDLKKSGVGTRFFELAIEEFGNVRSISGNLKLDNFDVYKLRGLDATPAFKIRHQLGFTEIEEVIEGTDRVFLKTSRSSN